In Streptomyces sp. SID8374, one genomic interval encodes:
- the proB gene encoding glutamate 5-kinase: protein MTGARRIVVKVGSSSLTTASGGLDADRVDALVDVLAKVRDGGEREVVLVSSGAIAAGLAPLGLVRRPKDLARQQAAASVGQGLLVARYTASFARYGVRVGQVLLTADDTSRRAHYRNAYSTLDQLLEMGAVPVVNENDTVATAEIRFGDNDRLAALVAHLVHADLLVLLSDVDGLYDGPPGTPGASRIAEVTGPEDLAGVTIGSAGKAGVGTGGMVTKVEAANIATAAGVPVVLTSASRAADALAGRDTGTYFHRTGRRSADRLLWLAHASTPQGALTLDDGAVRAVVERRTSLLPAGISAVEGEFSAGDPVELRDLRGNPVARGLVNFDAKEIPQLLGRSTRDLARELGPAYEREVVHRDDLVILTPRLTP, encoded by the coding sequence GTGACCGGCGCCCGCAGGATCGTCGTCAAGGTCGGCTCCTCCTCGCTCACCACCGCCTCCGGCGGCCTCGACGCCGACCGGGTCGACGCCCTCGTCGACGTCCTGGCCAAGGTCAGGGACGGCGGCGAACGCGAGGTCGTCCTCGTCTCCAGCGGTGCCATCGCCGCCGGGCTCGCCCCCCTCGGCCTGGTCCGCAGGCCCAAGGACCTCGCCCGCCAGCAGGCCGCAGCCAGCGTCGGCCAGGGCCTCCTGGTGGCCCGTTACACCGCCTCCTTCGCGCGGTACGGCGTCCGCGTCGGCCAGGTGCTCCTCACCGCCGACGACACCAGCCGCCGCGCCCACTACCGCAACGCCTACAGCACCCTGGACCAGCTCCTGGAGATGGGCGCCGTCCCCGTCGTCAACGAGAACGACACCGTCGCCACCGCCGAGATCCGCTTCGGCGACAACGACCGGCTCGCCGCCCTCGTCGCCCACCTCGTCCACGCCGACCTCCTCGTCCTCCTCTCCGACGTCGACGGCCTCTACGACGGCCCGCCCGGCACCCCCGGCGCCTCCCGCATCGCCGAGGTCACCGGCCCCGAGGACCTGGCAGGCGTCACCATCGGCAGCGCGGGCAAGGCGGGTGTGGGCACCGGAGGCATGGTCACCAAGGTCGAGGCCGCCAACATCGCCACCGCCGCCGGGGTCCCCGTCGTCCTCACCTCCGCCAGCCGGGCCGCCGACGCGCTCGCGGGCCGCGACACCGGTACGTACTTCCACCGCACCGGCCGCCGCTCCGCCGACCGGCTCCTCTGGCTCGCCCACGCCTCCACCCCGCAGGGCGCGCTCACCCTGGACGACGGCGCCGTACGGGCCGTGGTGGAGCGCCGCACCTCGCTGCTGCCCGCCGGGATCTCCGCCGTCGAGGGCGAGTTCAGCGCCGGCGACCCGGTGGAGCTGCGCGACCTGCGGGGCAACCCCGTCGCCCGCGGGCTCGTCAACTTCGACGCGAAGGAGATCCCCCAGCTGCTCGGCCGCTCCACCCGCGATCTCGCCCGTGAACTGGGCCCCGCCTACGAGCGTGAGGTCGTACACAGGGACGATCTGGTCATTCTCACGCCCCGCCTCACCCCCTGA